The following proteins come from a genomic window of Fibrobacter sp. UWR4:
- a CDS encoding metalloregulator ArsR/SmtB family transcription factor, whose translation MAKLNNNREPIVPNMDLFGAISDEMRLKILLLLDQAEFTVNEIKDILDIHQSNASRHLAKLSSCNLLKDRRDGIKAYYRLSEDLYLSDRMLSMIREAYEELPDKDVLKCRAAQVLEDRSDKTKGLIHKLDQAGGSLKAQVSLFSKLMVQFDNAVDVGCGEGGDLSLMLSSRCKHVTSLDCDPKVVSGLQQILKQKGIQNVQPKMADMVNTGLPDDFADLVLMSQVLHHAMDPRLALKEAVRILKPGGTLALLDLAQHKEESFRTTHGHIWLGFDRSQLEFFVQELNCDIVESEIIPSENEVDKKLPVICMILTKNG comes from the coding sequence ATGGCGAAATTGAATAATAACCGTGAGCCCATTGTCCCTAATATGGATTTGTTCGGGGCCATTTCCGATGAAATGCGCCTAAAGATCCTGTTGCTTCTGGACCAGGCTGAGTTTACGGTGAATGAAATCAAGGACATTCTGGATATCCACCAGAGTAATGCCAGTCGCCATTTGGCAAAACTTTCTTCCTGCAATCTGCTGAAGGACCGTCGTGACGGTATCAAGGCTTATTATCGCCTGAGTGAGGATCTTTATTTAAGTGACCGCATGCTGTCCATGATCCGTGAGGCTTATGAGGAACTGCCGGATAAGGATGTGCTGAAATGCCGCGCCGCCCAGGTCCTGGAAGACCGTAGTGACAAGACGAAAGGATTGATTCATAAACTGGATCAGGCTGGTGGTAGCCTTAAGGCCCAGGTTAGTCTTTTCAGCAAGTTGATGGTCCAGTTTGACAATGCGGTGGATGTGGGTTGCGGTGAAGGGGGTGACCTTTCACTGATGCTTTCCAGTCGCTGCAAGCATGTCACTTCCCTGGATTGCGATCCTAAGGTGGTCAGTGGCCTGCAACAGATCCTGAAGCAGAAGGGTATCCAGAATGTTCAGCCCAAGATGGCGGACATGGTGAATACGGGACTTCCGGACGATTTTGCGGATCTGGTGTTGATGAGCCAGGTGCTTCATCACGCTATGGATCCTCGCCTGGCCTTGAAGGAAGCGGTCCGCATTTTAAAACCGGGTGGAACTTTGGCCCTGCTGGACCTGGCTCAGCATAAGGAAGAATCCTTCCGCACGACTCATGGCCACATTTGGCTTGGCTTTGACCGTTCCCAGCTGGAATTTTTTGTGCAGGAACTGAACTGTGATATTGTGGAAAGTGAAATTATCCCCAGTGAAAACGAAGTGGATAAGAAACTTCCTGTTATCTGCATGATTCTGACTAAGAATGGGTAA
- a CDS encoding phosphatase PAP2 family protein, translating to MKIRLILPLLTLAFSIAGAREEYRLSLSNDIPVTAMALITSGFGSYLYSRMEIPQHPMDQKNLLPWDRRFAGRYSESADFASDVGTIFAVAPLAIGGIAVYTKDSDWEEFGTFSLMLVQAALFQSGINLAFRSFELWPRPYVFSQNEKGKKAAENAKAEAYGSFFSGHASAAFTVAVFTSEWFAQTHPNSANTGVVRALAFSLAGLEGTLRIAAGKHYPSDVLAGAAIGTAISYGILFMHKKRNEKFSFWVGPSMAGITFSL from the coding sequence ATGAAGATAAGGCTCATCCTCCCCCTGCTCACTCTAGCTTTTTCGATAGCCGGAGCCCGAGAGGAGTACCGTCTTAGCCTTTCCAATGACATTCCCGTAACGGCCATGGCCTTGATCACCAGCGGGTTTGGCAGTTATCTTTATAGCAGGATGGAAATACCTCAACATCCCATGGACCAGAAGAACCTTTTGCCCTGGGACAGAAGATTTGCAGGCCGATACAGCGAATCAGCAGATTTTGCAAGCGACGTCGGGACCATTTTTGCAGTAGCCCCCCTGGCAATCGGCGGAATTGCGGTATACACCAAGGATTCCGACTGGGAAGAATTCGGCACTTTTTCGCTCATGCTAGTCCAAGCCGCACTATTCCAATCTGGAATAAACTTGGCCTTCAGATCCTTTGAATTATGGCCAAGACCGTACGTGTTTTCTCAGAACGAAAAGGGGAAAAAAGCTGCAGAAAACGCCAAGGCAGAAGCCTACGGAAGTTTCTTTTCAGGGCACGCTTCAGCAGCATTTACGGTAGCGGTTTTCACTTCCGAATGGTTCGCCCAAACCCACCCGAACTCAGCAAATACGGGCGTTGTACGGGCTTTAGCCTTCTCCTTGGCTGGCCTGGAAGGAACTCTCAGAATTGCAGCAGGAAAGCATTATCCCAGCGATGTCCTGGCAGGAGCCGCTATTGGAACTGCCATAAGCTACGGCATTTTATTTATGCATAAAAAACGGAACGAAAAGTTCTCTTTCTGGGTGGGTCCCTCTATGGCAGGGATCACGTTTTCCCTTTGA
- a CDS encoding FISUMP domain-containing protein → MHRLMSILVAAALCTSAFAAGPKMGAKHMVKPHKAKTHMVKSHDVKLDKDSEVLSEEEIFSRILQQKNISADGKILTDSRDGKKYSIEIRGEKAWMKKNLAFSISNPNQCLMESEEYCKKYGRFYSHNEAKQACPAGWHLPDDGEWRDFQKDQSKVDWKNLGQGGCKEWGGYCESNTSGHYWSASSVQKDTGRSWEFRSEAHSINRTDESRTKGLYVRCVADLR, encoded by the coding sequence ATGCATAGATTAATGAGTATTCTCGTCGCTGCTGCACTCTGCACTTCTGCATTCGCTGCAGGTCCCAAGATGGGTGCAAAGCACATGGTCAAGCCCCACAAGGCCAAGACCCACATGGTCAAGTCTCACGACGTGAAACTCGACAAGGATAGCGAAGTTCTGTCCGAAGAAGAAATCTTCAGCCGAATCCTCCAGCAAAAGAATATTTCCGCAGACGGTAAGATCCTTACCGATTCCCGCGATGGCAAGAAGTATTCCATCGAAATCCGTGGCGAAAAGGCCTGGATGAAGAAGAATCTTGCATTCAGCATTTCCAATCCCAATCAGTGCCTGATGGAAAGCGAAGAATACTGCAAGAAGTATGGTCGTTTCTATAGCCATAACGAAGCCAAGCAGGCATGCCCCGCAGGCTGGCACCTCCCCGATGATGGTGAATGGCGCGATTTCCAGAAGGACCAGTCTAAGGTAGACTGGAAAAACCTGGGTCAGGGTGGCTGCAAGGAATGGGGCGGTTACTGCGAAAGCAATACCTCCGGTCACTACTGGTCCGCATCCTCCGTACAGAAGGACACTGGACGTTCCTGGGAATTCCGTAGCGAAGCCCATAGCATCAACCGCACCGACGAAAGCCGCACTAAGGGCCTTTACGTCCGTTGCGTCGCTGACCTCCGCTAA
- a CDS encoding metal ABC transporter ATP-binding protein: MNAIEVSNLSFAYGNSRILDKVNLEIEEHDFVAIIGPNGGGKSTLMKLIVGLLNPSEGEVKLFGEKVPTKKIAVGYVPQNTSRNLEFPITVGECVALGKIGLKAKSTEVAAALSKVHLDGFQDRRMGELSGGERQRVLIARSLVCNPRILFLDEPSNNIDAAGQENLYNLLEEFSKTMTIVIVTHDLMALSHKVKSVVCVNRSVHYHEGSGLTQQMITDTYGCDVDLIAHGIPHRVLGSHDHSHGGCCEGHHHHHHHHH; the protein is encoded by the coding sequence ATGAACGCAATCGAAGTCTCCAATTTGTCTTTTGCCTACGGCAATTCCAGAATCCTCGACAAGGTAAATCTTGAAATCGAGGAACATGACTTCGTTGCCATTATCGGCCCCAATGGAGGCGGCAAGTCTACTCTCATGAAACTGATTGTGGGACTTCTCAATCCCTCCGAAGGTGAGGTCAAACTCTTCGGCGAAAAAGTTCCCACCAAGAAAATTGCAGTGGGCTATGTCCCCCAGAATACCAGTCGCAATCTGGAATTTCCCATTACTGTAGGGGAGTGCGTCGCCCTTGGAAAAATCGGCCTCAAGGCGAAGTCCACCGAAGTTGCCGCCGCACTCTCCAAGGTCCATCTGGATGGTTTCCAGGATCGCCGTATGGGTGAGTTAAGTGGTGGCGAACGCCAGCGCGTTCTTATTGCACGCTCCCTGGTCTGCAATCCCCGCATCCTGTTTCTGGATGAACCCAGCAACAACATTGACGCCGCCGGCCAGGAAAATCTCTATAACCTGCTGGAAGAATTCAGCAAGACTATGACCATCGTCATTGTCACTCATGACCTGATGGCTCTTTCCCATAAGGTGAAGAGTGTGGTCTGTGTCAACCGAAGCGTCCACTATCATGAAGGCTCGGGCTTAACCCAGCAGATGATTACGGATACTTATGGCTGCGACGTGGATCTGATTGCTCATGGCATTCCTCATCGCGTTTTAGGAAGTCATGATCATTCACACGGGGGATGCTGTGAAGGTCATCATCACCATCATCACCATCATCACTAA
- a CDS encoding metal ABC transporter solute-binding protein, Zn/Mn family produces MRLVFIVLAFCASLFAANLTVAVSLQPYSSVVKEIGGDQVDVVAMLPPGADPHTFEPKPASLKEFAKASVYFSDGSGMDAAWLPRFKGVNKNVNVISLSKGIAWIEEDEHHHEGGEEHHHHGDDDDLDPHLWTSPMQMMQVAENVCEALMSLDADHKVLYRKRANDLIFRLKKLDVELRQTINKLPANSRTFIVFHPAYGYFARDYGMKQLTVEVAGKEPKPRDLANLIKTGKANNVHIVFVQPQFSKRAAATLAKELDARILDTDPLSYDYEGNIRALLKSIGQ; encoded by the coding sequence ATGCGTCTTGTATTTATTGTATTGGCGTTTTGTGCGTCCCTGTTTGCGGCCAATTTGACGGTAGCAGTTTCTCTGCAACCTTACTCCAGTGTGGTAAAGGAAATTGGCGGTGACCAGGTGGATGTGGTGGCGATGCTTCCTCCTGGGGCGGACCCTCATACCTTTGAACCGAAGCCCGCTTCCCTCAAGGAATTTGCAAAGGCTTCTGTTTACTTCAGTGATGGTTCCGGCATGGATGCTGCCTGGCTTCCGCGATTCAAGGGCGTGAACAAGAACGTCAATGTAATTTCTCTTTCCAAGGGAATTGCCTGGATAGAAGAGGATGAACACCATCATGAAGGTGGTGAAGAACATCATCACCATGGGGATGACGATGATCTGGATCCCCACCTGTGGACATCTCCCATGCAGATGATGCAGGTGGCGGAAAATGTTTGCGAGGCTCTCATGAGTCTGGACGCAGACCACAAGGTTCTTTACCGCAAGCGAGCCAACGACTTGATCTTTCGCCTGAAAAAGTTGGACGTGGAACTCCGTCAGACCATTAACAAACTTCCTGCCAATAGCCGCACCTTTATTGTCTTCCATCCGGCCTATGGCTATTTCGCCCGTGATTACGGCATGAAACAGCTGACCGTAGAAGTAGCTGGCAAGGAACCGAAGCCTCGCGACCTGGCAAACCTGATTAAGACGGGTAAGGCCAACAACGTTCATATCGTGTTTGTCCAGCCCCAGTTTAGCAAGCGGGCTGCCGCTACCCTCGCCAAGGAACTGGATGCAAGAATCCTGGATACGGATCCGCTGTCCTATGATTACGAAGGCAATATCCGGGCACTCCTAAAATCCATCGGTCAATAG
- a CDS encoding HAD-IIA family hydrolase, which produces MTCKPVKAVVFDLDGTLYLSGRPYPKAVKTVNNVAKHVPVYYLSNNTSKSPVFYENRLKVMGLPLRDDAIISALYLSLNAIHEEGIKNVYFFANPEVTEWFAAQDPTLNLRPSVEDTELVLIAYHNSFDYRELCELSFRVQRKIPFWVTHTDFVCPDANGPVPDIGSFMALLKTAYGVEPERSFGKPNPAMLSELLKKYDPEEILFVGDRLYTDFELARRSGCRFVLPLCGETKMADLEKLDVKPEIVVDMVSDIDFDGFIEGRI; this is translated from the coding sequence ATGACTTGTAAGCCGGTAAAAGCTGTTGTATTTGACTTGGATGGTACCTTGTACCTGAGTGGACGTCCCTATCCCAAGGCGGTGAAGACTGTCAATAATGTGGCCAAGCATGTTCCCGTCTACTATCTGAGTAACAACACCAGTAAGTCTCCGGTCTTCTATGAGAACCGCCTGAAGGTGATGGGGCTCCCCTTAAGGGACGATGCGATTATTTCCGCCCTGTATCTTTCCTTGAATGCGATTCATGAAGAAGGCATCAAGAACGTGTACTTCTTTGCCAATCCCGAAGTGACGGAATGGTTTGCTGCCCAGGATCCCACCCTGAATCTGCGCCCGAGCGTAGAAGATACGGAACTGGTCCTGATTGCCTACCACAATAGCTTTGACTACCGCGAACTTTGTGAACTGTCCTTCCGCGTCCAGCGTAAGATTCCTTTCTGGGTGACCCACACGGATTTTGTCTGCCCCGATGCCAATGGCCCTGTGCCCGACATTGGAAGCTTTATGGCCTTGCTGAAGACCGCTTACGGCGTAGAACCGGAACGAAGCTTTGGTAAGCCCAATCCTGCCATGTTGTCGGAACTTCTGAAAAAGTACGACCCTGAAGAAATCCTGTTCGTTGGGGATCGCCTCTATACGGACTTCGAGCTGGCAAGGCGTAGTGGCTGCCGTTTTGTGTTGCCCCTTTGTGGCGAAACCAAGATGGCTGACTTGGAAAAGCTTGACGTGAAACCCGAAATCGTGGTGGACATGGTGAGCGATATTGATTTTGATGGGTTTATCGAGGGCCGCATTTAA
- a CDS encoding 16S rRNA (uracil(1498)-N(3))-methyltransferase has translation MKTPDSRFYCPLITEGIITLDENESTHAVRVCRAAVGDVLQLSDGLGHYADATIVKADARGCEVQVDCVETAGSDRPKVSLGIACLKDDALEEVVFHAAQTEIDSIVFLRTDYSQEPKNSDLKKTVRRAELKSLVSLKQSKKPWMTKIEGPVEFKEWLKDYAGDLVLCDMDGEQAPSPEKLANPTTLLVGPEGGFSPAEIQAIKDFKGGQVHLMKLGPTRLRARTAAIIALGKIVC, from the coding sequence ATGAAAACACCTGATAGCCGCTTCTATTGCCCGCTCATTACCGAGGGCATCATCACACTGGACGAAAACGAAAGTACCCACGCTGTGCGAGTATGTCGTGCTGCAGTCGGCGATGTGCTGCAACTTTCTGACGGACTAGGACATTATGCTGATGCCACCATCGTGAAAGCAGATGCCCGTGGTTGCGAAGTCCAGGTAGATTGCGTCGAAACAGCCGGAAGCGATCGCCCTAAGGTTTCCCTAGGAATCGCCTGCCTCAAGGACGATGCCCTGGAGGAAGTGGTTTTTCATGCGGCACAGACAGAAATTGACAGCATTGTATTCTTGCGTACCGACTACTCCCAGGAGCCAAAGAACTCCGACTTGAAGAAAACCGTTCGACGCGCTGAGCTAAAGAGTCTCGTAAGCCTTAAGCAATCCAAGAAGCCCTGGATGACAAAAATCGAAGGTCCCGTAGAATTCAAGGAATGGCTGAAAGATTATGCAGGAGACCTAGTCCTTTGCGATATGGATGGCGAACAGGCGCCGTCTCCCGAAAAGTTAGCCAATCCCACCACCCTACTGGTAGGTCCGGAAGGAGGCTTTTCTCCGGCAGAAATCCAGGCCATTAAAGATTTCAAGGGCGGTCAGGTACATCTCATGAAATTAGGTCCTACCCGACTCCGCGCACGAACAGCCGCTATTATCGCCTTAGGTAAAATCGTGTGCTAA
- a CDS encoding HD domain-containing phosphohydrolase yields the protein MVIYYMIAALVLSVINICILTYVNSKRTTSYYTTMFHVMTIQIFGHLCLALSTNLEEALLANKIAYVGAVYVPLLFFLGELTLCNIRITKRLRIGLFLFSSIVFGFALTTGWSDIFYKSATLVYKNGVTDFEPVFGPAHILFNIMLGLYLSSGICVLVYTLVKELNVSYKNLMGLAVIGVVSIGAFFVFRELKCDMLLMPAIYLIVEYVMITISHRVGKYDIEGIIRDTLEFQNENVYLSVTNDLCYIGCNDIALHHFPTLRTFRVDTKIQETNDLGNILLRLIKKFSPQELCLVDCFQYGKKYYKVVLRNMHHGEKVCGYMFRIEDDTKMQRYIKLLDKYNSELANDVQTKDEHIQNIQEQMIVGMANMVESRDSTTGGHIRRTSQVVKILINEMKKSGSYTSMNAFFNAVIKAAPMHDLGKIAVEDSILRKPGKFDVNEFEVMKTHSEKGATIVENLLKDVESEQLVNIARNVAHYHHERWDGTGYPAHLKGNEIPLEARIMAVADVYDALVSRRCYKEKMSYAEAFDIITSAMGSQFDPALKTPFINCHKELEAFYESNGD from the coding sequence ATGGTCATTTATTACATGATTGCGGCCCTGGTGTTGTCAGTAATCAACATCTGTATTTTGACATACGTCAATTCCAAGAGAACAACGTCTTACTATACGACCATGTTCCATGTGATGACCATCCAAATTTTTGGTCATCTATGCCTGGCACTTTCCACAAACCTCGAAGAAGCCTTACTGGCAAATAAGATCGCCTACGTAGGCGCCGTATACGTGCCGCTCCTGTTCTTCCTGGGCGAACTTACCCTCTGCAACATCCGCATTACCAAGCGGCTCCGTATAGGACTTTTCCTGTTCAGTTCCATTGTCTTTGGTTTCGCCTTGACCACCGGCTGGAGCGACATCTTCTATAAGAGCGCGACGCTGGTTTACAAGAACGGCGTCACAGACTTTGAACCGGTTTTTGGTCCCGCCCACATTCTGTTCAACATCATGCTAGGTCTGTACCTGTCCTCCGGCATTTGCGTTCTTGTATATACGTTGGTCAAGGAATTGAACGTATCCTACAAGAACCTCATGGGACTTGCGGTTATTGGCGTCGTAAGCATCGGAGCGTTCTTCGTATTCCGCGAACTGAAATGCGACATGCTGCTCATGCCTGCCATTTACCTCATCGTGGAATACGTAATGATTACCATTTCCCACCGAGTAGGTAAGTACGATATTGAAGGCATCATCCGCGACACCCTGGAATTCCAGAACGAAAACGTCTACCTGTCCGTGACCAACGACCTTTGCTACATCGGTTGTAATGACATCGCCCTCCATCATTTCCCCACTCTGAGAACTTTCCGCGTTGACACCAAGATCCAGGAAACCAACGACCTGGGCAACATCCTTCTTCGCCTCATCAAGAAGTTCTCCCCCCAGGAACTTTGCCTAGTGGACTGTTTCCAGTACGGCAAAAAATATTACAAGGTTGTCCTGAGGAATATGCACCATGGTGAAAAGGTATGTGGCTACATGTTCCGCATCGAAGATGACACCAAGATGCAACGTTACATCAAGCTTCTGGACAAGTACAACAGCGAACTTGCCAACGACGTCCAGACGAAGGACGAACACATCCAGAACATCCAGGAACAGATGATCGTTGGCATGGCCAACATGGTGGAAAGTCGCGACAGCACTACAGGCGGCCACATCCGCCGTACAAGCCAGGTGGTAAAGATTCTGATTAACGAAATGAAGAAGAGCGGATCCTACACATCCATGAACGCTTTCTTCAACGCAGTCATCAAGGCCGCCCCCATGCACGACCTGGGAAAGATCGCCGTGGAAGATTCTATCCTGCGTAAGCCCGGCAAATTTGACGTAAATGAATTTGAAGTGATGAAGACCCACTCCGAAAAGGGCGCCACCATTGTGGAAAACCTGCTGAAGGATGTGGAATCCGAGCAGTTGGTCAACATTGCAAGGAACGTCGCTCATTACCATCACGAACGCTGGGACGGCACCGGCTACCCGGCTCATCTTAAGGGAAATGAAATTCCGCTGGAAGCCCGTATTATGGCTGTGGCCGATGTATATGACGCTCTAGTCAGCCGTCGTTGCTACAAAGAAAAGATGTCCTACGCAGAAGCCTTCGACATCATCACCAGTGCCATGGGCAGCCAATTTGATCCCGCCCTCAAGACACCTTTCATCAACTGCCATAAGGAATTGGAAGCCTTCTACGAAAGTAACGGGGATTAA
- the purT gene encoding formate-dependent phosphoribosylglycinamide formyltransferase, with product MAEIGTPLSSSATKVLFCGAGELGKEVIIEMMRLGVEVIAVDRYANAPGMQVAHRSHVINMLDGAELRRVIELEKPDYIVPEVEAIATDTLVQMESEGYTVIPTAKATKLTMNREGIRRLAAEELGIKTSPYKFADNFEDFKAAVKEIGIPCVIKPVMSSSGHGQSVIKTEADIENSWNISQNEGRTGKASRVIIEGFVPFDYEITLLTVRHVAGTAFLEPIGHHQVGGDYQESWQPQPMKPELLEQAKVIAKKVTDALGGRGIFGVELFVCKDEVLFSEVSPRPHDTGMVTLISQDLSEFALHARAILGLPIPNIAFHGPSASKAIVCDGNSTQVKFSGLEEVLAEPDTGLRLFGKPELKGHRRMGVLLARRNTVEEAKDAVMAMREKVKVSL from the coding sequence ATGGCTGAAATCGGTACCCCGCTTAGCTCTAGTGCAACTAAGGTTCTCTTCTGCGGTGCAGGTGAACTGGGTAAGGAAGTCATCATCGAAATGATGCGTCTCGGCGTGGAAGTAATCGCCGTGGACCGTTATGCAAATGCCCCGGGCATGCAGGTGGCTCACCGCTCTCATGTGATCAACATGTTGGACGGTGCAGAACTGCGCCGCGTCATCGAGCTGGAAAAGCCCGACTACATCGTTCCCGAAGTGGAAGCTATCGCTACCGATACTCTGGTCCAGATGGAATCCGAAGGCTACACCGTGATTCCTACCGCCAAGGCAACCAAGCTGACCATGAACCGCGAAGGTATCCGCCGTCTCGCTGCTGAAGAACTTGGCATCAAGACCAGCCCCTACAAGTTTGCCGACAACTTCGAGGACTTCAAGGCTGCAGTCAAGGAAATCGGTATTCCTTGCGTCATCAAGCCCGTCATGAGCTCCTCCGGCCACGGCCAGAGTGTCATCAAGACTGAAGCCGACATCGAAAATTCCTGGAATATTTCCCAGAACGAAGGCCGCACCGGCAAGGCTAGCCGTGTGATTATCGAAGGTTTCGTCCCCTTTGATTACGAAATTACTTTGCTCACTGTCCGCCATGTTGCAGGTACCGCATTCCTGGAACCCATCGGTCACCATCAGGTGGGCGGCGACTATCAGGAATCCTGGCAGCCCCAGCCCATGAAGCCGGAACTTCTGGAACAGGCAAAGGTCATCGCCAAGAAGGTCACCGATGCTCTGGGCGGTCGCGGCATCTTCGGTGTTGAACTGTTCGTCTGCAAGGATGAAGTCTTGTTCAGCGAAGTGAGCCCCAGACCTCACGACACCGGTATGGTGACCTTGATCTCTCAGGACCTTTCCGAATTTGCCCTCCACGCACGCGCCATTCTGGGCCTGCCCATTCCCAACATTGCTTTCCACGGCCCCAGCGCAAGTAAGGCAATCGTCTGCGACGGCAACTCCACCCAGGTGAAGTTCAGCGGCCTGGAAGAAGTTCTGGCAGAACCGGATACCGGCCTCCGCCTCTTCGGTAAGCCGGAACTGAAGGGCCACCGCCGCATGGGAGTTCTCCTTGCTCGCCGCAATACTGTGGAAGAAGCCAAGGACGCTGTCATGGCCATGCGCGAAAAGGTGAAAGTAAGCCTGTAA
- the ftsZ gene encoding cell division protein FtsZ has protein sequence MSEFEKINFEAQSRIMGDDSSTRNAKVKVFGVGGAGGNTVNRMKQMNIDGVEYYAVNTDAMALDLSLADHKIVIGEKTTKGLGAGMDPEKASKAVEENIEELKEAMKGADMVFVTAGMGGGTGTGAAPIVANVAREMGILTVAVVTKPFRFEGNARSSIAQAGIKALRECVDTIIVVENKKLLTLLQSSNQKATMEEAFKMADEILGNAVQSICGIMFHHGLVHVDFADIRKVMLKGGSALMGTGCAQGEKRGIAAADLALASPLLEDINIEGASGVLINVAHGENYSLLEHSDAMEHIYEKVGEEGNPNIIIGDITVPELGDKVCITIIATGCGGTANNQPAAPVFTTAQTMQMTGFAPNPVFGNSQPTVAVPAAAPAVQQATPRPTAVNFFAEAMTTAAPAEAPVAPAPVASVAPAAPVAAPAAAPAPEMFARRMAPAAVAAQTMANVAPAVASAYAAPAFDATATAVMEEEVTSRMPETSEISAVADDDVMNGGRAGLDTPAFTRNYGSVERQQVVEESIKDSTQDYSIPAYLRTNQNDAIPVYFRANPNDNF, from the coding sequence ATGAGTGAATTCGAAAAGATCAACTTTGAGGCACAGTCCCGCATCATGGGAGACGATTCCTCTACTCGTAACGCAAAGGTCAAGGTATTCGGCGTAGGTGGTGCCGGTGGTAACACTGTGAACCGCATGAAGCAGATGAATATTGATGGCGTTGAATACTATGCTGTCAACACTGACGCTATGGCTCTTGACCTGAGCCTGGCTGATCACAAGATTGTGATTGGCGAAAAGACCACTAAGGGTCTCGGCGCAGGCATGGATCCGGAAAAGGCTAGCAAGGCTGTTGAAGAAAATATTGAAGAACTGAAGGAAGCTATGAAGGGCGCCGACATGGTGTTCGTCACCGCCGGTATGGGTGGTGGTACCGGTACTGGTGCAGCTCCTATCGTTGCTAACGTTGCTCGCGAAATGGGCATCCTGACCGTTGCTGTGGTCACCAAGCCGTTCCGTTTTGAAGGTAACGCTCGTTCCTCCATCGCTCAGGCCGGCATCAAGGCTCTCCGCGAATGCGTTGACACCATCATCGTCGTGGAAAACAAGAAGCTCCTGACTTTGCTCCAGAGCTCCAACCAGAAGGCTACCATGGAAGAAGCCTTCAAGATGGCTGATGAAATCCTGGGCAACGCTGTTCAGAGCATCTGCGGCATTATGTTCCACCATGGCCTGGTTCACGTTGACTTTGCTGATATTCGTAAGGTCATGCTCAAGGGCGGTAGCGCTCTTATGGGTACTGGCTGCGCTCAGGGTGAAAAGCGCGGTATTGCCGCTGCTGACCTGGCTCTTGCATCTCCGCTTCTGGAAGACATCAACATCGAAGGCGCTTCTGGCGTTCTCATCAATGTTGCTCACGGTGAAAACTACTCCTTGCTGGAACATAGCGACGCTATGGAACACATCTATGAAAAGGTGGGTGAAGAAGGTAATCCGAACATTATCATTGGCGATATCACTGTTCCGGAACTGGGTGACAAGGTTTGCATCACTATTATCGCAACTGGTTGCGGTGGCACTGCTAACAACCAGCCCGCAGCTCCCGTATTTACCACTGCACAGACCATGCAGATGACTGGCTTTGCTCCGAACCCGGTTTTCGGCAACTCTCAGCCCACCGTCGCTGTTCCCGCTGCAGCACCCGCTGTACAGCAGGCAACTCCGCGTCCGACCGCAGTGAACTTTTTCGCTGAAGCAATGACTACCGCAGCTCCCGCAGAAGCTCCTGTTGCTCCGGCTCCCGTAGCATCCGTAGCCCCGGCTGCTCCTGTTGCTGCACCGGCTGCTGCACCTGCCCCTGAAATGTTTGCCCGCCGTATGGCTCCTGCCGCAGTTGCTGCACAGACCATGGCTAACGTTGCTCCGGCTGTTGCTTCTGCATACGCAGCTCCGGCATTTGATGCTACCGCTACTGCAGTTATGGAAGAAGAAGTCACGAGCCGTATGCCCGAAACTTCCGAGATTTCTGCAGTTGCTGATGACGATGTCATGAATGGTGGCCGTGCAGGTCTGGATACTCCGGCTTTCACTCGCAACTATGGTTCCGTTGAACGTCAGCAGGTTGTTGAAGAATCTATCAAGGATAGCACCCAGGATTATTCTATCCCGGCTTACTTACGCACAAACCAAAACGACGCTATCCCGGTTTACTTCCGCGCAAACCCTAACGACAACTTCTAA